The Paenibacillus beijingensis nucleotide sequence ACGGGCTGATGATGGCGCTGGCGTTTCGCCGGAAGCAGGTGCCGTTCGAGTTGCACATCTTTGAGAGCGGACCGCATGGACTCGGTCTGGCTCTTGAACACCCGGCAGCGAACAATTGGACGCTTCTGTGCCAGCGATGGCTTTATCGGCAATGGCCTATGAACTCCCGGTAAGGTACATTTCATGATTGGTGCACCCGTACTGAATTTAACCTCCATCACCACTTCCAACGTGGTTTTGGAGGTTTTGTCGTCTATAAACCGAAATTAATTTTTTCTATAAAATAGTTTGCAGCTTTGTTCTTTTGTGCTAGTATATGTCTAAGGTTCTTACCTTAGACCATTAAGAGGAGGTGCAAAATGCAGCAAGTGCCTATCATGTCAACGTTCAGGCACGTGACTTCTAAGCATATTAGCGACTTTATACTCGAACAGCTGGAAGAAGCGATATTTCTGAAAGAAATATTGCCTGATGAGCAATTGCCTCCTGAACGAGAGCTCGCCCAAATGTTCAACGCAAGCCGAATGGTTGTGAGGGAAGCCATTGCCGAGTTAGAGACACGGGGGCTTGTCGAGAAGCGGCTTGGTGCGAAGGGCGGAACATTCGTGCTGCCTATCGCCTTAAAGGCGCTTGATTATGCCAAGGAGCAGATTGTCGAGCAGAAGGAACAACTGAAAAGTTTACTGGAATTCAGGTCAATTATCGAGCCGGAAGCTACAGGGCTTGCGGCGGAGCGGATTACAGACGAAGAGTTGGACAACCTGAAGCAAATTTTGGAATACAGCCAAAAGGACTGTACGAGGGAAATATTCCGTTCTCTCGACGTCAAGTTTCATCTGCAAATCGCTAAAGCAGCAAGAAACTCCTTTCTGGAAAATGCGGTTAGACAAATTCGGATAAAAATTAATTTAGGTTTGGATTTACTTCCGTT carries:
- a CDS encoding FadR/GntR family transcriptional regulator encodes the protein MQQVPIMSTFRHVTSKHISDFILEQLEEAIFLKEILPDEQLPPERELAQMFNASRMVVREAIAELETRGLVEKRLGAKGGTFVLPIALKALDYAKEQIVEQKEQLKSLLEFRSIIEPEATGLAAERITDEELDNLKQILEYSQKDCTREIFRSLDVKFHLQIAKAARNSFLENAVRQIRIKINLGLDLLPFDENIKVMSDHTHQLILQALIERNSDKAREIMKEHLNATQLSLNRFTVS